A region from the Aricia agestis chromosome 12, ilAriAges1.1, whole genome shotgun sequence genome encodes:
- the LOC121732334 gene encoding cytosolic Fe-S cluster assembly factor NUBP2 homolog, whose amino-acid sequence MLDNVKCVIIVLSGKGGVGKSTVSTQLALTLKEKNFKVGLLDIDLCGPSVPYLLNLENQNVHQGPDGWVPVYMDKEQRLGVMSIGFLLDSRNDAVVWRGPKKTSMIKQFLEDVSWQDLDFLVIDTPPGTSDEHITVMENLRGVPQCSAILVTTPQEVAIEDVRKEITFCRKTGIPIMGIIENMSGYECPNCSECTNIFSSGGGKALAELSKLPYLGSIPIDPRVGKLAGHGLAAVTELPDSTTSKMFNQLVDLLQSQNGS is encoded by the exons ATGTTGGATAATGTTAAATGCGTTATAATCGTTCTTTCCGGTAAAGGTGGTGTCGGCAAATCTACAGTTAGTACTCAATTGGCATTAACACTGAAGGAGAAAAACTTTAAG GTCGGTCTCCTTGACATTGACCTATGCGGGCCTAGTGTTCCATATCTGTTGAATTTAGAAAACCAAAATGTTCACCAAGGACCTGATGGATGGGTCCCAGTTTACATGGACAAAGAGCAGAGATTGGGCGTGATGTCGATAGGATTCCTACTAGACTCACGTAACGATGCTGTAGTGTGGCGAGGACCTAAAAAGACTTCGATGATAAAACAATTTCTAGAAGATGTGTCTTGGCAGGACTTAGATTTTCTTGTTATAGATACACCACCTG GTACATCAGATGAGCACATAACTGTGATGGAGAACCTCCGTGGAGTCCCCCAGTGCTCTGCCATCCTGGTGACAACTCCGCAGGAAGTGGCTATAGAGGATGTGAGAAAGGAAATAACATTCTGCAGAAAAACTGGCATACCAATCATGGGCATTATAGAAAATATGAGCGG ATATGAATGTCCTAACTGCAGTGAGTGCACAAATATATTCTCAAGTGGTGGCGGCAAAGCATTAGCAGAGTTGTCCAAGCTTCCATATCTTGGCAGTATACCAATTGATCCAAGGGTGGGGAAATTGGCTGGGCACGGCCTGGCTGCGGTGACAGAACTACCAGACTCAACTACAAGTAAAATGTTCAATCAACTTGTAGATCTTTTGCAATCACAGAATGGTTCTTGA